In the genome of Acidovorax sp. 69, the window GTCAGGCGTGGGCCGTTTCTTTGAAAAAGTGGCGCCACCAGTGCTGCACTACAAGGTGTGCTCCACCTTCGACAGCGCGCCGCATGTCGGCAACATCGCCTGCGCCATCCAGGCGCTGCACCCCTCGGTGAGTAACCGATGGGTACCCATCATTGGCGGGCAACCGAGCCTGGGGCGTTACTGCGCCTTCAGCAACTTGTTCGCAGCCGCAGGCACAGGCGGGCTCGTGCACCGCATCGACCGCCACCCCACCATGCGCCAGCACCCGGTCACGCCGATGGGCGAGGCCGACCTGCGGCTGCACCTGGCGCATCAGGGGCTTGAGAACATCACCGCCCTGCACTACCCGCAATACGACACCGACGCCGACGCGCTGGACGACGCACTGCGCGCGTTGCTGAGCGCCGATGCAGCCTTGATCCCAACCCTGCTGGACCTGACCACATCCTCCCAATTGGCCGTCGTCGGACGTTTGCTGTGGGACCAAGCCCAACACGCCCGCTTGCTGGCCGTGGGCTCCAGCGCGGTGGCCCAGGCGCTGGTCGCCCACTGGGGCAAGCCGACTTCCAAGGCCGCTGCACCGCTGGCGCCCGCCGACGGTCCGGTGTTTGCCTGGGCAGGCAGCTTGTCGCCCCTGACCGCGGCGCAGGTGCAGGCCGCTACCGCATACCACCGCATTGCCGTGGACGCCCAGCGGCTGTGCAGCGACACGGCCTACGCTCAGGATCTGCGAGACGCCATCTGCGAGGGGCTGCAGAGCCTGCAGAACGTACTGGCCTTCACCGGCCCCACGGACGGCGCGCCGCTGGCCGCTGCGGCCTCGTCCACCGACATCGCCCAGGCCAGCGCCCATCTGATCGCCCGCGTGGTGCAAGCCCGCGCAGAACGCGGTGCGCCACTGCGCCGCATCGGCATCGCTGGCGGTGACACGTCAAGCCACGCAGTCCAGGCGCTGCAGTTGTGGGGGCTGTCGTACAAGACCACAGTCTGCGCGGGCGTCACGCTGAGCAGCGCGCACAGCGCAGACCCGTCACGCCACGGGCTGGAGTTGATGCTGAAGGGCGGGCAGATGGGCGGAACGGATTTGTTCCAAAAGCTGCTCGGCACCGCCTGACAGAGGCATCCAGTCCATTTCAAGCGACAAAAAAGCCCGCACAGGGCGGGCTGGCCCTGCATCAAGGCAATGGGCAACGGGCAACGGGCAATTGGGGAGAGGCATTGCGGCAGGTGCACCCGCCGCAACCCCGTCACACGCATGGAACCGGCGTGCCGGAGTTCACGCACAGCGCCAGGTTCAGCGCCTTGACGGCGGTTTTGTAGTCCTCACGCTCGATCACAAACTGCATGTTCACCTGCCGCAACGTTTGGGACACGCAGTTCACATTGACCCGCGCATCGGCCAGCGCCTGCGCCGCCTTGGCCAGCACACCGGGAATGCCGATGTTGGAGCCAATGGTGCAAACGATGGCGCTGGGCTTGATCGTCACGATCTGGTAGCCCTCCTGCAACTCGGCCACGAACTCGGGTGTGACCTGGTTGTCCCACACCAGGTGGGCAATGGAGTTGGCGTTGGTGGCCTTCAGGATGTAGCTCACACCGTGCTTGCAAAACACGTTCATCAGGCCCGCATCAAAGCCCACGGTGCCCACCATGCTGGGGTCGTGGATCTCAATCAGCGTGACCTTGTCGGTGCCGGTAACGATCTCGACGCGAGCGCGCTCGCCCACGAAGTCTTTGGTGATCAGCGTGCCGGGGTGGTCGGGCTCGAAGGTGTTCTTCAGGCGGATGGGGATGCCCGCCAGTTCCATGGGCTTGGCGGCTTTGGGGTGGATGGCTTCCATGCCCACGTCGGCCAGCTGGTCGGCCACGTCGTAGTTGGTGGCGCCCACCACGATGGCGTTTTCCAGGCCCACCAGGTTGGGGTCGGCGGAAGACAGGTGGAATTCCTTGTGGATCACGGCCTCGGCGGGCCGCACTTCCACCGCGATCTTGCTGAAGGTGACCTCGGAGTAGCCCCGGTCGAACTCGCGCATGATGCCTTCGGTGCCCTTGGTGTAGCCGGTGGCCACCACCACCTTGTCGCTCAGGTCCAGGCCCTTGAAGCTGTGGGCAATGCGCTCGTCAATCGTCCATGCCTCGTTGTCGTCAAAACCGGCCAGGTCCATCAGGATGGCGTTGACGCCATTGGCCTTGAGAATTTCGACGGAGTTGAAGGCGCTGTGCGATTCGCCAATCGAGGCCAGCACTTCGCGCGCGGCCAGCAATACGTCCTTGCGGCTCAGATAGCCGCTGGCCAGCACGTGCTGCATGGCATTCAGGTATTCATGCGCCTGTCCAATGCGCTGGTCGATGAAAGCGTCTGCCACGGGCAGCGGCAGGCCAATGTCGGCATAGCCCGCGTTGAGCTTCTTCAGGCTGACGGCCAAATCCGTCAGGGCGTCCTGGTAGCCCTGGCCCTCTGCAAACAGCGCGTAAATCCCGCGCTCGCCCGTTTTCTTGTGCTCCAGCAACTGGTTCGTCACGCCAGAGTAGGCAGACACCACATAGATACGGCCGTAAATGCGATTGGGATCGTGCAGCACGATGTGGCGCAGCACATCGCCAAAGGCGGTCATGGATGTGCCGCCGATTTTCTCGACAGAGATCTTGGAGTTTTGAACGTCTTGCATGGACAGGCTCAGGGGAGCAAAAAAGTTGGAAAGCCGGACGGGTGTTCTGCCAAGGGACTCAGCGGCAGCAAACCCTCTATTTTCCACGACTTTTGGCGGGGTGCTTGGACGCATACCTCGTGAATGGGGGCGCACTCCGTTGCGAGCTGGCGCGGCGTCTGTGCAGATGGGATGGGCTGGCGTGGTGTGCACAGGACCATGCATCCAGACCCGCATCAAGATCCAGCAGCGGTTTTGACCGCAGCGGCTGCCTCTTCAGCCCCCAGGCCCCACTGCTCCCAGTCCTCGCCAAACAGCTCCGCAGGATGCTGGGTGCGGTCCGATCCGTTGCCACAGCGCATGTCTTTGGCGGGGCAGTACAGGTCACAACCCCAGCACACCCGCTCGGGGTGGGCGGGGGCCTTGGGGAACTTCTTGACCGCCATGGCTTGTCTTCAGACTTTGGGTACCGGGCTCCCGCCAAACCTGCGCTGTACCGGCGCCTTACTTGCGTGCGGGCGGCACGTCTGTGCAACTGCCGTGCGCAATCTCCGCCGCCATGCCGATGCTTTCGCCCAGCGTGGGGTGCGGGTGTATGGTCTTGCCGATGTCCACCGCATCCGCGCCCATCTCGATGGCAAGCGCGATCTCGCCGATCATGTCGCCTGCATGGGTGCCGACCATGCCGCCGCCCAGGATCTTGCCGTGGCCATGGGCTTCGGGCGAATCGTCGAACAGCAGCTTGGTCACGCCCTCGTCGCGGCCGTTGGCAATCGCGCGGCCGGAGGCCGTCCAGGGGAACAGGCCCTTCTTGACCTTGATGCCTTGCGCCTTGGCCTGGTCTTCGGTCAGGCCCACCCATGCCACCTCGGGGTCTGTGTAGGCCACGGATGGGATCACGCGGGCGTTGAAGGCGGCCGCTGCCAGCTCTTTGTTGCCCTGCAGTTCACCGGCGATCACTTCGGCCGCCACGTGCGCTTCATGCACCGCCTTGTGCGCCAGCATGGGCTGGCCCACGATGTCGCCGATGGCGAAGATGTGGGGCACGTTGGTGCGCATCTGGATGTCGACGTTGATGAAGCCACGGTCGGTGACGGTCACGCCGGCCTTGTCGGCGGCGATCTTCTTGCCGTTGGGCGTGCGGCCCACAGCCTGCAGCACCAGGTCATACACCTGCGGCGCGGGGGCGGTGCCGCCCTCTTCCGCAGGTGCAAACGTCACTTCAATGCCCTCGGGTGTGGCTTTGGCGCCCACCGTCTTGGTCTTGAGCATGATGTTGTCAAACCGCTTGGCGTTCATCTTCTGCCAGATCTTGACCAGGTCGCGGTCGGCGCCCTGCATCAGGCCGTCCATCATTTCGACCACATCCAGGCGCGCGCCCAGCGTGCTGTACACAGTGCCCATTTCCAGGCCGATGATGCCGCCGCCCAGGATGAGCATGCGCTTGGGGACTTCTTTCAGTGCCAGGGCACCGGTGCTGTCCACCACGCGCGGGTCTTCGGGCATGAAGGGGAGGCGCACGGCTTGCGAGCCCGCCGCAATGATGGCGTTCTTGAAGGCGATGACCTTCTTGACGCCGGTCTTGTCTTGCGACGTACCGGTGGTCTCTTCCACTTCGAGGTGGTTGGCCCCCACAAAGGCACCATAACCGCGCACGGTCGTGACCTTGCGCATCTTGGCCATGGCGGCCAGGCCGCCGGTGAGCTTGCCGATGACTTTTTCTTTGTGGCCGCGCAGCTTGTCGATATTGAGCGCCGGGGCGCCGTAGTCCACGCCCAGGTCGGCCATGTGGCTGACTTCGTCCATGACGGCTGCGACGTGCAGCAGCGCCTTGGAGGGGATGCAGCCCACGTTCAGGCACACGCCACCCAGGGTGGCATAGCGCTCGACGATGACGACCTTGAGGCCCAGGTCGGCCGCACGGAAGGCTGCGCTGTAGCCGCCGGGGCCACCGCCGAGCACGAGCACATCGCACTCCAGATCGGCCGTGCCTGCAAAGCTTGATGCTACTGAATCAATAGCTGGAGGCGCTTTATTTACTTGCGCTACCACCTGTTTTTGCTCAGGAACCGCTGATGCCGGGGCCGCAGCAGGCGCGGTGGCAGCTGCGCCTTCGACCTCCAGGGTCAGCACCACCGAGCCCTCGGCGACCTTGTCACCGAGTTGGACCTTGAGTTCCTTGACCACGCCAGCGTGGCTGGAGGGGATCTCCATGGAGGCCTTGTCGGACTCCACGGTGATCAGGCTCTGCTCGGCCTTGATGGTGTCGCCGGGTTTGACCAGCAGTTCGATGATGGCCACTTCGGCGACGTCGCCGATGTCGGGCACCTTGATGTCAATGATTGCCATGGGTATTGCCCTCGCGTTACATCACGATGCGGCGGAAATCCGCCAGCAGCGAGGCAAAGTACACGTTGAAGCGTGCGGCGGACGCACCGTCGATCACGCGGTGGTCCCAGCTGAGCGACAGCGGCAGCATCAGGCGAGGAGCGAACTGCTTGCCGTCCCACTTGGGCTCCAGGCTGCTCTTGCACACACCCATGATGGCGACTTCAGGCGCATTGATGATGGGCGTGAAGTAACGACCACCAATGCCGCCCAGCGAGCTGATGGAGAAGCAGCCGCCGGTCATGTCGGCCGGGCCGAGCTTGCCGTCGCGCGCCTTCTTGGCCAGGTCGCCCATCTCTTGCGAGATCTGCACGATGCCCTTCTTGTCGGCGTCACGAATGACGGGCACGACGAGGCCGTTGGGCGTGTCGGCCGCAAAGCCGATGTGGAAGTAGTTCTTCAGCACCAGCTGGTCGCCGTCGAGCGAGCTGTTGAACTCGGGGAACTTCTTGAGCGCGGCCACGGCGGCCTTGATCATGAAGGCGAGCATGGTGACCTTGACGCCACTCTTCTCGTTCTCTTTGTTGAACTGCACGCGGAAGGCTTCGAGGTCGGTGATGTCCGCGTCGTCGTGGTTGGTGACGTGCGGGATGACGACCCAGTTGCGGTGCAGGTTGGCACCGCTGATCTTCTTGATGCGGGAGAGGTCCTTGCGCTCCACGGGGCCGAACTTGGTGAAATCGACCTTGGGCCAGGGTAGCAAGTCCAGGCCCACGCCAGAACCGCCCGTCGCGGCAGGCGCCTTGGCGGCCTGGGCTTTGGTTTGTGTGGCACCGCTCATCACCTGCTTGGTAAAGGCGGCTACGTCGTCCTGCGTGATACGGCCCTTGGGGCCATTGCCCTTGACTTCGTCGATGGGCACACCCAGTTCGCGGGCGAACTTGCGCACCGATGGGCTGGCGTGTGGCAGGCCGAGAGGGGACGCACCAGGCTGGTGGGCTGGCGCAGATGCTGTAGCCGCAACGGGTGCCACTGCAGCGGCAACCGCTGCTGGTGCCGATACCGCAGCGGGCGCAGGGGCAGCAACGACGGGGGCAGCCATGCCTACCACGCCTTCGAGCAGGGCAATGAGGTCGCCAATGTTGACGGTGTCGCCAATCTTGACTTTGAGTTCCTTGAGCACACCAGCGGCGGGCGAAGGGATCTCCATGGAGGCCTTGTCGGATTCGACGGTGAACAGCGACTGCTCAACCTTGATGGTGTCGCCGACCTTGACCAGCATTTCGATGACGGCCACGTCCTTGAAGTCACCAATGTCAGGCACGCGCACTTCGACAGGGCCTGCAGCAGCAGGGGCTGTAGCGGGTGCCACGGCTGCTGCTGCAGGTGCGGCGACAGCCACGGGAGCAGGAGCGGGTGTTGGGGCCGCGGCAGGTGCCGATGGGGTGGCCGCGTCAGCAGATTCCACCACGGCAATCACCGAGCCCTGCTTGACCTTGTCGCCCAGCGCGATCTTGATTTCCTTGACCACGCCTGCGTGACTGGACGGGATTTCCATCGATGCTTTGTCCGATTCGACGGTGATGAGCGACTGCTCGGCCTTCACGGTGTCGCCCACCTTGACCAGCAATTCGATCACGCCCACTTCGTCGAAGTCCCCGATGTCCGGGACTTGAATGTTGACCAATGCCATTGTTGTCTCCGTTCGGTTTACGCGTAGAGCGGGTTGACCTTATCGGCCTGGATGTTGTACTTGGCAATCGCCTCGGCCACCTTGGCGGCGGGCAGCACGCCGTCTTCGCTCAGCGCCTTGAGGGCGGCCACGACGATGTAATGGCGATCCACTTCGAAGTGCTCGCGCAGCTTGCTGCGGAAGTCGCTGCGGCCAAAACCGTCGGTGCCCAGCACCTTGTAGGTACGGCCCTTGGGCACAAAGGGGCGGATCTGCTCGGCATAGGCCTTCATGTAGTCGGTGGATGCCACCACAGGGCCGGTGCTGCTGCCCAGTTGCTGCGCCACGAAGGGCACACGCGGTGTTTCCAGCGGGTGCAGCAGGTTCCAACGGTCAGCGTCCTGGCCTTCGCGGGTGAGTTCGTTGAAGCTGGGGCAGCTCCACACGTCGGCTTGCACGCCCCAGTCGGCCGCCAGCAGGGTCTGCGCAGCCAGCGACTCACGCAGGATGGTGCCCGAGCCCAGCAGTTGCACGCGCTTGTCGCCCTCAGCACCGGGCTTGCACAGGTACATGCCCTTGATGATCTGCTCTTCGGTGCCCGCCGTGAGGCCGGGCATGGGGTAGTTTTCGTTGAGCAGCGTGATGTAGTAGAAGACGTTCTCCTGCAACTCGACCATGCGCTTGAGGCCCCTGTGCATGATCACAGCCACTTCATGCGCAAACGTCGGGTCGTAGCTGACGCAGTTGGGGATGGTGTTGGCCAGAATGTGGCTGTGGCCATCTTCGTGCTGCAGGCCTTCGCCGTTGAGCGTGGTACGGCCCGAAGTGCCGCCGAGCAAAAAGCCACGTGCCTGCATGTCGCCCGCCGCCCAGGCGAGGTCGCCAATGCGCTGGAAGCCGAACATGGAGTAGTACACGTAGAACGGGATCATGATCCGGTTGTTCGTGCTGTAGCTGGTGGCCGCCGCAATCCAGCTGGCCATGCCGCCGGCTTCGTTGATGCCTTCTTGCAGGATCTGGCCAGCCTTGTCTTCGCGGTAGTACATCACCTGGTCGCGGTCCACCGGGGTGTACAGCTGGCCCTTGGGGTTGTAGATACCAATCTGGCGGAACAGGCCTTCCATGCCGAAGGTACGGGCTTCATCCACCAGGATGGGCACCACGCGTGGGCCCAGTGCCTGGTCACGCAGCAACTGTGTGAGAAAGCGCACATACGCCTGGGTGGTCGAGATTTCACGGCCTTCGGCTGTGGGCTCCAGCACCGCCTTGAAGGTGTCGATCGACGGGACCGTAAAGCTCTCTTCCGCCTTGGGCAAGCGCTTGGGCAGATAGCCGCCCAAGGCTTTGCGGCGCTCTTGCAGGTAGCGCATTTCCGGCGTGTCGTCAGCGGGCTTGTAGTAAGGGATGTTGGCCAGCTCGCTGTCGGGGATCGGGATGTTGAAGCGATCGCGGATGTACTTGATGTCTTCGTCCGACAGCTTCTTGGTCTGGTGCACGGTGTTCTTGCCTTCACCGGCCTTGCCCATGCCATAGCCCTTGACGGTCTTGACCAACAGCACGGTGGGCTGGTTCTTGTGCGCGTTGGCAGCGTGGAAAGCGGCGTAGACCTTGGCGGGCTCATGGCCGCCGCGGCGCAGCTCGAACACTTCCTCGTCGGTCATGTGCTCGACGAGCTTGAGCGTCTCGGGGTATTTGCCAAAGAAGTTCTTGCGCACAAAGGCGCCGTCGTTGGCCTTCATGGCCTGGTAGTCGCCGTCCAGCGTCTCCATCATCAGTGCTTTTAGCTTGCCCGTCTTGTCGCGGGCCAGCAGGGCGTCCCAGCCAGCGCCCCAAAGCAGTTTGATGACGTTCCAGCCGCTGCCACGGAACTCGCCTTCCAGTTCCTGCACGATCTTGCCATTGCCACGCACCGGGCCGTCAAGACGCTGCAGGTTGCAATTGACCACGAACACCAGGTTGTCGAGGTTCTCGCGCGCAGCCAGGCCGATGGCACCCAGCGATTCGGGCTCGTCCATCTCGCCGTCGCCGCAGAACACCCAGACCTTGCGGTTTTCGGTGTTGGCAATGCCACGGGCATGCAGGTATTTGAGGAAGCGCGCCTGGTAGATGGCCATCAGCGGGCCCAGGCCCATCGACACGGTGGGGAACTGCCAAAACTCGGGCATCAGCTTGGGGTGCGGGTAGCTGGACAGGCCCTTGCCGTCGACTTCCTGGCGGAAGCTGTCGAGCTGCGCCTCGGTCAGGCGACCTTCCAGGTAGGCGCGGGCGTAGATGCCGGGCGCGCTGTGGCCCTGGATGTACAGCAGGTCGCCGCCATGGTCTTCACTGGCGGCATGCCAGAAATGGTTGAAGCCCGCACCAAACATGCTGGCCACCGAGGCAAAAGAGCCAATGTGGCCGCCCAGGTCACCGCCGTCGGCGGGGTCCAGGCGGTTGGCACGCACCACCATGGCCATCGCATTCCAGCGCATGTAGGCGCGCAGGCGCTTTTCCAGCGCGATATTGCCGGGGCAATGGGCTTCCTTGTCGGCCTCGATGGTGTTCACGTAGCCCGTGTTGGCCGAGAACGGCATGTCGATGCTGCTCTGGCGGGCATGCTCAAGGAGCTGTTCCAGCAGGTAGTGGGCCCGCTCAGGGCCCTCCTTGTCGATGACGGCGGACAGCGCGTCCATCCATTCACGGGTTTCTTGCTGGTCGGTATCGGAACCGATGCCGAAACCGGCCTGTGGGTCGGGCTGAGCTGACATGCTTTGTCTCCTGTAGGTGTGGCAGCAATTTAGTACGTTGGCTCTAGTTTCGCATATTTTTCTTCAATTTCAAATGGTGCCCATGCATTTCACATTGCAAGAATTTGCTGCAAACGCACATATCCGGAATGGCGCCATGCCGGGCACGGCTCCCCTACACTTGGAGGATGGATTCGATGCCCCCTGCCCCCACCCCTGCAGCAGTGACCGTGGCTGCGCCAATACGCTGGTGGCGCATGTGGTGGCGCGGTTTGTCACCCACCCGCCAGGACCGTTTTGCCGCACTGGCCCCCCTGGCTGCAGTGCTGATGTTTCTGGCGGCCATCGTGGCCGCGTTCTGGTATCTGCGTGCCGAAGAGGCCGAGCGCGAACAAGAAGCCTTGCGGCGCGATGTGGAATACGCCCAGCAGCGCGTGCGCCTGCGCCTGCTGGAGCGGCAGGAGCAGTTGATGCGCATCGCGCGCGACCTGTCCAACCAGGATCTCGGCCGCGCGGAGTTCGTGGGCCGTGCTGAAGCCCTGATCAGCCAATACCCCGAACTGCAGGCCATCACCTGGATCGATGAGCGCCGCCGCATCCGCGCCAGCCAGGCGGCACCGACCCTCGCCAGCGGTGAGTTGCGGATTGGCGGCGAGGTGCTCAAGCCAGGCGACACCGCCGACACCTTTGGCCTGGCGCGGGACCTGCAACAACCGGTCTACGCGCAGCCCGCAGTCACCTCGGGCGATGCCACCCCGCTGCTGCAGTTGCAGGTGCCGCTCAATAACCAGGGCAAGTTCAGCGGCGTGGTGCTGGGCGAATATTCCGTCGACAGTTTGCTGCGTTACGGAACCCCCACCGAAGTGCTCGCACGTTATGCCGTCACGCTGCTGGACAGCAAGAGCCAGGTGTTGGCGGGCACGCCCCTAGGGCCGCGCAACAAGGCGACCCAGTTGCTGCCGTGGACCCCCAAGGCCAATGAGTACGAGGTGCCTGTTTCGCCCGTGGGCAATGGCCTGGTACTGCGCGCGCAGGCCTACCGCACCTCGCTGGGGGTGGTGGGCAGCGGCCTGTTCTGGCTGGTAGGCACCTTGAGCGCCATGACCGCCTGGATGCTGATCGCCACCTGGCGTCACACCCGGCGCCGTATGCGGGCCCAGGAGGCCTTGGTGGCTGAAACCAATTTCCGCCGGGCGATGGAAAACTCCATCCTCACGGGCATGCGGGCTCTGGATCTGGAGGGTCGCATCAGTTATGTGAATGCCGCCTTCTGCCAGATGACGGGCTGGAGCGCCGAAGAGTTGGTGGGCCTGAAGGCGCCCTTCCCCTACTGGCCCGAGGCCGACCACGAGACGCTTCAGGCCAAGTTGCGCGATGAACTGCGCGGCCACACCATGGCGGGCGGCTTTCAGGTGCGCGTCAAACGCAAGAGCGGCACGCTGTTCGATGCGCGGCTGTACGTGTCTCCATTGATCGACGCGCATGGCCAGCAGACCGGCTGGATGACGTCGATGACCGACATCACCGAGCCCAACCGCATCCGCGAGCAGCTATCGGCCTCGCACGAGCGCTTCACCATCGTGCTGGAGTCGCTGGACGCGTCGGTCTCAGTGGCGCCCCTGGGCAGCGAAGAGCTGCTGTTTGCCAACAAGCTCTACCGACAGTGGTTTGGATCACAGACCAGTGGGCACTTGCAGTTGGTGGCACAGGCCGGCGTGGTGCCCATTGCGGGCAAGGAGCAAAGCGGCATGGACGACGAGGACGGACTCATGGGCCTGCCCACTGACACCCTCACCAGCGCCCGCACCGAGAATGCCGAAATCTACCTGCCCGACCTGGGCAAATGGCTGGAAGTGCGCTCGCGCTATCTGAACTGGGTGGACGGGCGTCTGGCGCAGATGGTGATCGCCACCGACATCACGCCCCGCCGCCTGGCCGAAGAACAGGCCGAGCGGCAGGCCGAGCGCGCCCAGTCGGTCAGCCGCCTTATCACCATGGGGGAGATGGCATCGAGCGTGGCGCACGAACTGAACCAGCCACTCACCGCCATCAACAACTACTGCAGCGGCATGGTTTCGCGCATCCAGAGCGGTCAGCTCACCGAAGAGGCCCTGCTGACCGCGCTGCAAAAAACCGCCCACCAGGCCCAGCGCGCAGGACAGATCATCCAGCGCATCCGCTCCTTCGTGAAAAAGAGCGAACCCAACCGCACGCTGGCCGATGTGCACTCCATGGTGAACGAGGCTGTGGAGCTGGCCGACATCGAACTGCGCCGCCACAACGTGCGGCTTACGCACTATGTGGCCGCACGCTTGCCCCCCGTGATGGCCGACACCATCCTGATCGAGCAGGTGCTGGTGAACCTCATGAAAAACGGCGCCGAAGCCATTCAGCACGCCGACCGCCCGGCTCCCAACCGCAGCGTGGAACTGCGCGTGGTGCCCAAACAGATCGAAGAACGTCAGGTGGTGGAGTTTTCGGTGCAGGACACCGGCAAGGGACTCGCACCCGAGGTGCTGGAGCGCCTGTTCGAAGCCTTCTTCTCGACCAAGGCCGAAGGCATGGGCATGGGGCTGAACCTGTGCCGCAGCATCGTCGAGTCGCACCAGGGCCGGATGCAGGCGGAGAACCTCTACAATGGATCAGAGGTCACAGGCTGCAGGTTCTCCTTCTGGCTGCCGCTTGCCAAGCCTGCTGATGCCACTACAAATTCTGTAGCAAACGTACAAAACCCAAGGACTGTTGCATGAGCTTGATTCCGAAAAAAGGCACTGTTTACGTTGTAGACGACGACGAAGCAGTTCGCGACTCCCTTCAGTGGCTGCTGGAAGGCAAGGACTACCGGGTGCGCTGCTTTGATTCGGCCGAAACCTTTCTTTCGCGTTACGACCCCCGCGAAGTTGCCTGCCTGATTGTGGACATCCGCATGGGCGGCATGACCGGCCTGGAACTGCAGGACCGCCTGATCGAGCGCAAATCACCATTGCCCATCGTGTTCATCACCGGCCACGGCGATGTGCCCATGGCCGTGAACACCATGAAAAAGGGCGCACTGGACTTCATCCAGAAGCCGTTCGACGAAGAAGAACTGGTGGGTCTGGTCGAACGCATGCTGGACCACGCCCGCGAAAGCTTCGCGGGCTACCAACAGGCCGCCAGCCGCGATGCCCTGCTGTCCAAGCTCACCAGCCGTGAAGCCCAGGTGCTTGAACGCATCGTGGCCGGCCGCTTGAACAAGCAGATTGCCGACGACCTGGGCATCAGCATCAAGACCGTGGAGGCGCACCGCGCCAACATCATGGAAAAACTCAACGCCAACACCGTGGCCGACCTGCTCAAGATTGCCCTCGGCCAGAACGCGCCCAAGGTCTAAGGCCTTGATCACTTTTTGATAGCTGCTTGCGCATATACAACAAGCGCTCGCAGCATTTTTGACCAGTATTTTTGATATGACTGCACAGCTCATCGACGGCAATGCCCTCTCCCGCCAACTGCGCGCTGACGTGGCGCAGCGCGCCGCCGTATTGAAAACCCGTGGCGTCACGCCCGGGCTGGCTGTCGTCCTGGTGGGCGACAACCCGGCCAGCCAGGTCTATGTGCGCAACAAGGTCAAGGCCTGCGAGGATGGCGGCCTGCACTCAGTGCTCGAAAAGTACGACGCCGACATGACCGAGTCAGCGCTGCTGGCGCGTGTCGAAGCGCTCAACAACGATCCGGCCATCCATGGCATTCTGGTGCAATTGCCGTTGCCCAAGCACATCGATGCGCAAAAGGTGATCGAGGCCATCTCGCCCGCCAAGGATGTGGACGGATTCCACATCGCCAGTGCTGGCGCCCTGATGACGGGGATGCCAGGCTTCTGGCCCTGCACACCTTACGGCTGCATGAAGATGCTCGAATCCATCGGCTATGACCTCAAGGGCAAACACGCTGTGGTCATTGGCCGCAGCAACATCGTCGGCAAGCCCATGGCACTCATGCTGCTGGGCCAGAACGCCACCGTCACCATCTGCCACAGCGCGACCCAGGACCTGAAGGCCCAAACGCTTCAGGCCGACGTGATCGTGGCCGCTGTGGGCAAACGCAATGTACTGACCGCCGACATGGTCAAGCCTGGCGCGGTGGTGATTGATGTGGGCATGAACCGCAACGACGAAGGCAAGCTCTGCGGCGATGTGGATTTTGAGGGCGTCAAGGAAGTCGCCGGTTGGATCACCCCCGTTCCTGGCGGGGTTGGGCCCATGACCATTACCATGCTGCTCGTAAACACCATCGAAGCCGCCGAGCGCACCGCAGCGCACTGAATGAATGCGCCTGGGGGAGACACCGGCCGCTTTGCAACTTGAACCTGCGCCACCTGGCGCCATCTGATTTCGCATGAGCAACGCCCTTCTCGACTTCTCCGACCTCCCTCCTTTTGACCGCATTGCGCCTGAGGATGTTGCGCCTGCGATGGATGTGCTTCTGGAGCATTCCAATCAGGCGCTGGAGACCGTCACGGCCCCGGATTTCCCCGCCCGCTGGGATGCAATTGCCA includes:
- the aceF gene encoding dihydrolipoyllysine-residue acetyltransferase translates to MALVNIQVPDIGDFDEVGVIELLVKVGDTVKAEQSLITVESDKASMEIPSSHAGVVKEIKIALGDKVKQGSVIAVVESADAATPSAPAAAPTPAPAPVAVAAPAAAAVAPATAPAAAGPVEVRVPDIGDFKDVAVIEMLVKVGDTIKVEQSLFTVESDKASMEIPSPAAGVLKELKVKIGDTVNIGDLIALLEGVVGMAAPVVAAPAPAAVSAPAAVAAAVAPVAATASAPAHQPGASPLGLPHASPSVRKFARELGVPIDEVKGNGPKGRITQDDVAAFTKQVMSGATQTKAQAAKAPAATGGSGVGLDLLPWPKVDFTKFGPVERKDLSRIKKISGANLHRNWVVIPHVTNHDDADITDLEAFRVQFNKENEKSGVKVTMLAFMIKAAVAALKKFPEFNSSLDGDQLVLKNYFHIGFAADTPNGLVVPVIRDADKKGIVQISQEMGDLAKKARDGKLGPADMTGGCFSISSLGGIGGRYFTPIINAPEVAIMGVCKSSLEPKWDGKQFAPRLMLPLSLSWDHRVIDGASAARFNVYFASLLADFRRIVM
- the aceE gene encoding pyruvate dehydrogenase (acetyl-transferring), homodimeric type; amino-acid sequence: MSAQPDPQAGFGIGSDTDQQETREWMDALSAVIDKEGPERAHYLLEQLLEHARQSSIDMPFSANTGYVNTIEADKEAHCPGNIALEKRLRAYMRWNAMAMVVRANRLDPADGGDLGGHIGSFASVASMFGAGFNHFWHAASEDHGGDLLYIQGHSAPGIYARAYLEGRLTEAQLDSFRQEVDGKGLSSYPHPKLMPEFWQFPTVSMGLGPLMAIYQARFLKYLHARGIANTENRKVWVFCGDGEMDEPESLGAIGLAARENLDNLVFVVNCNLQRLDGPVRGNGKIVQELEGEFRGSGWNVIKLLWGAGWDALLARDKTGKLKALMMETLDGDYQAMKANDGAFVRKNFFGKYPETLKLVEHMTDEEVFELRRGGHEPAKVYAAFHAANAHKNQPTVLLVKTVKGYGMGKAGEGKNTVHQTKKLSDEDIKYIRDRFNIPIPDSELANIPYYKPADDTPEMRYLQERRKALGGYLPKRLPKAEESFTVPSIDTFKAVLEPTAEGREISTTQAYVRFLTQLLRDQALGPRVVPILVDEARTFGMEGLFRQIGIYNPKGQLYTPVDRDQVMYYREDKAGQILQEGINEAGGMASWIAAATSYSTNNRIMIPFYVYYSMFGFQRIGDLAWAAGDMQARGFLLGGTSGRTTLNGEGLQHEDGHSHILANTIPNCVSYDPTFAHEVAVIMHRGLKRMVELQENVFYYITLLNENYPMPGLTAGTEEQIIKGMYLCKPGAEGDKRVQLLGSGTILRESLAAQTLLAADWGVQADVWSCPSFNELTREGQDADRWNLLHPLETPRVPFVAQQLGSSTGPVVASTDYMKAYAEQIRPFVPKGRTYKVLGTDGFGRSDFRSKLREHFEVDRHYIVVAALKALSEDGVLPAAKVAEAIAKYNIQADKVNPLYA